The Dermacentor albipictus isolate Rhodes 1998 colony chromosome 2, USDA_Dalb.pri_finalv2, whole genome shotgun sequence genome has a segment encoding these proteins:
- the LOC135898505 gene encoding uncharacterized protein: MSTDERHLLIMVERLPDEIAQVYSRTKQKKSLQHRNSFKHRKLKSKAKDGECGESDGTVLSPAARETGKLTTVTPSHLPMSLPMYSRSISLPSTHEEKTEAGNRSLKVKVKVEPRVKVKIKPNKRGRSLDSNKVLRKIKIRKISKDSLSPSAPEKDANTDTNVVFGKDTEEGSSKGPSEKYEIVSSSGRVTDLHEESGAVSEESIDAEQNTINEGNVEAWLRDHVGQPSEGMKGDTGSISEESTVEETETSDDSSVNQETESYNTEHEDFEESDGSQRTEIDAANCTSSDTEIDEAEQCQPKVASSIGVETVALMSNEGSCHSDMLQECSTALERIVSEVCAEKQVPLVADTGNSGIKCVENIKAETVPCNSASAETEYTSVQPNEIAEQVTVAEVRDDDLCDDEQKETASSIEFIDITEDAVVLSPEVEGPNLPAKTVVPPDSSTGEPNNGKTSCSVDVVDLTSDDVDCYVVSPVNEDEVAATSGMTGVCMAAAKELDLFANMTILESWDIEAESILACTGEYLGHLEKCLTSLDLMGEAFKTMLVTALRKKSQAFKQIFVLLKKLLCRSEQLNRVLSVESGFFVLLGIENPSNALCSHRISGTEAKEPNSATRALIRRLSTAVNDDHAKVLVEKTTIAQEVPSAEHRPSQRVNSANECDLSTISRKCSNTAIDPPPNRARTTWRHLVAAANRRERECTGFGAVTATVPVVSQSNERRASLGISFIRNDRAVALATAHVNLESHIGLQRDRSSSSQSTCSIPNQQLDSRSTTQQPNSRSTTASNLQIAQRQLHRGQPIQKQGNDPSVSTLLKELKQIANGSFKAPSTNADAREKVVNVEAKQAQPLRQATVTSTNVAPSPLLSVSSVTSASLGRQISLLPVATVGCSSKVAALPVNVTVLPAAASVSAPMSSATNTSTTSTSVVGGTKSDPQASAARASPHSILQKLQRNTGLTVVPVQQREKLAKEDAAADGSSSLKNIPVDVTAASSETTSASRDSVIAVPSGLSITSTPARVSTADKTATRTSEQVAVIQLGKGSQRHLPLPAAKPAALAVSTTSGGRVNLTVSQQPTNAPVVRTVLQRTVNMSSTAARTVPPQQQRTAGYSRHAIDARSTQTSSAHTTLVVSRSVTTDATSRTVAAPLKSTTVMTTSHRLLLPRLPAGALQPVSTVSGQTVPGQPPVQAATSVAPVLVQATTLQDVRWSQHQQSRQLCVAVPGFRVVQAPSFQGRAVAAAPPPLQWCGPPMAVGRPIAANILRPPATIPPFPWGGFVPQDPRFVGRAPLNGPQAHPGQAMPTQQPILPRPPPHYYR, encoded by the exons ATGTCCACAGATGAGCGACACTTGCTCATTATGGTTGAAAGGCTGCCTGATGAGATTGCACAAGTGTACAgccgaacaaaacaaaagaagtCTTTACAACACAGAAACTCCTTCAAGCACCGCAAGTTGAAAAGCAAAGCTAAAGATGGAGAGTGTGGTGAAAGTGATGGTACAGTGTTGTCCCCAGCTGCACGTGAGACTGGAAAGCTCACCACTGTAACCCCATCACATCTTCCAATGTCATTGCCAATGTACAGCCGTAGCATTTCATTGCCGTCAACTCATGAGGAAAAGACAGAAGCTGGTAATCGGAGTTTGAAGGTCAAGGTCAAAGTTGAGCCTAGAGTTAAGGTAAAGATTAAGCCAAACAAGAGAGGAAGGTCTCTTGACTCAAACAAGGTTTTGCGGAAGATCAAGATACGTAAGATTTCCAAGGATTCCCTGTCACCCAGTGCACCTGAAAAGGATGCAAACACTGACACAAATGTTGTCTTTGGCAAAGATACTGAAGAGGGTAGTAGCAAAGGGCCATCTGAAAAGTATGAAATTGTTTCATCGTCTGGAAGGGTAACAGACTTGCATGAAGAATCTGGTGCTGTCAGTGAAGAATCCATAGATGCTGAGCAGAACACAATTAATGAAGGCAATGTTGAGGCCTGGCTCAGAGATCATGTTGGCCAACCAAGTGAAGGAATGAAAGGGGACACGGGCAGTATTTCAGAAGAATCAACTGTGGAAGAAACAGAAACCTCTGATGATTCTTCGGTCAACCAAGAAACCGAGTCATACAACACTGAACACGAAGACTTTGAAGAAAGTGATGGCTCACAGAGGACAGAGATTGATGCTGCTAACTGCACAAGTTCAGACACTGAGATTGATGAGGCAGAGCAATGCCAGCCGAAAGTAGCCAGCTCAATTGGTGTGGAAACTGTGGCATTGATGTCAAATGAAGGATCCTGTCATAGTGACATGCTGCAGGAGTGCTCTACTGCTTTGGAACGCATAGTTTCAGAAGTGTGTGCTGAGAAACAGGTGCCACTGGTGGCGGACACTGGCAACTCTGGCATTAAGTGTGTTGAAAACATCAAGGCAGAAACAGTGCCATGTAATTCAGCATCTGCAGAAACCGAGTACACGTCGGTGCAACCCAACGAAATTGCAGAACAAGTCACCGTAGCTGAAGTGCGTGATGATGACCTGTGTGATGATGAGCAAAAGGAAACCGCTTCAAGCATTGAATTTATTGACATCACTGAAGATGCAGTTGTGCTGAGCCCTGAAGTAGAAGGACCCAATCTCCCTGCAAAAACAGTCGTACCACCTGATTCATCTACAGGTGAACCGAATAATGGCAAAACCTCATGTTCGGTGGATGTTGTAGATCTCACCAGTGATGACGTTGACTGCTATGTTGTCAGCCCTGTGAATGAAGATGAAGTGGCTGCTACTTCAGGCATGACAGGAGTCTGCATGGCAGCAGCCAAAGAACTTGACCTGTTTGCTAACATGACCATTTTGGAAAGTTGGGACATAGAAGCAGAGTCGATTCTCGCCTGCACAGGAGAATATTTAGGCCATCTAGAAAAGTGTTTGACAAGCCTGGATCTGATGGGAGAAGCATTCAAGACCATGCTTGTTACAGCACTCCGGAAAAAAAGCCAGGCATTTAAGCAAATTTTTGTACTGCTGAAAAAATTGCTTTGCCGCTCTGAGCAACTCAACAGAGTGCTATCTGTAGAATCTggcttttttgttcttttgggaATTGAAAACCCATCAAATGCATTGTGCAGCCATCGAATCTCTGGCACGGAGGCAAAGGAACCAAATAGTGCTACTAGAGCACTTATTCGACGACTTTCGACTGCAGTAAATGATGACCATGCTAAAGTCTTAGTTGAGAAGACCACTATTGCCCAAGAAGTTCCTTCGGCTGAGCATCGACCTTCACAGCGGGTGAACAGTGCAAATGAGTGTGACTTGAGTACCATCAGTAGAAAGTGCTCCAATACGGCCATTGATCCACCACCAAATCGTGCAAGAACAACATGGAGGCATCTAGTAGCTGCTGCTAATAGAAGAGAACGTGAATGCACAGGATTTGGGGCTGTTACTGCCACAGTGCCAGTGGTTTCACAGTCAAACGAAAGGAGAGCATCATTAGGAATATCATTTATCCGGAATGACAGAGCAGTAGCACTTGCAACAGCTCATGTAAACCTGGAGAGCCATATCGGTCTCCAACGtgacagatcatcatcatcacagtcaACATGTAGCATCCCAAATCAGCAGCTCGACTCAAGGAGTACTACACAGCAGCCCAACTCAAGGAGTACAACAGCATC GAACTTACAGATCGCGCAGAGACAACTGCACCGTGGCCAACCTATTCAGAAGCAAGGCAATGACCCAAGCGTCTCTACATTACTAAAGGAGTTGAAGCAGATTGCAAATGGGAGTTTCAAAGCTCCAAGCACAAATGCTGATGCAAGGGAGAAGGTTGTCAATGTGGAGGCCAAACAGGCACAGCCTTTGAGACAAGCTACTGTAACATCAACTAACGTTGCTCCATCTCCGTTATTGTCAGTGTCATCTGTTACATCAGCATCCCTCGGCCGCCAAATCTCACTGTTGCCGGTGGCCACCGTAGGATGCAGTAGCAAGGTTGCAGCTCTACCAGTGAATGTGACTGTCTTGCCCGCTGCAGCATCAGTTTCAGCTCCTATGTCATCTGCAACAAACACCAGCACCACCAGCACATCTGTAGTGGGAGGAACCAAATCAGACCCTCAAGCCTCAGCTGCTAGGGCAAGCCCGCACAGCATTCTTCAAAAGCTCCAGCGTAACACAGGTCTGACGGTCGTGCCAGTACAACAGAGAGAAAAGCTAGCCAAAGAGGATGCGGCTGCAGATGGGAGTTCATCATTGAAAAACATCCCTGTAGATGTCACTGCTGCTTCTAGTGAAACGACGTCAGCGTCCAGGGACAGTGTCATTGCCGTGCCTTCGGGCCTGAGCATAACAAGCACACCGGCAAGAGTGTCTACGGCTGATAAGACTGCCACCAGGACGTCTGAACAGGTGGCTGTAATACAGCTTGGCAAGGGCAGCCAGCGCCACTTGCCTCTTCCGGCAGCCAAACCAGCAGCACTGGCAGTGAGCACCACATCTGGCGGGCGTGTCAACTTGACTGTGTCACAACAGCCCACGAATGCTCCAGTAGTGCGAACTGTGCTTCAGAGAACTGTAAATATGAGTAGCACAGCTGCAAGAACAGTGCCACCTCAGCAACAAAGAACTGCTGGTTACAGCAGGCATGCAATTGACGCAAGGTCCACACAGACCTCTTCTGCGCACACTACCCTTGTTGTGTCTAGGAGTGTGACAACGGATGCAACTTCAAGGACTGTAGCAGCTCCATTGAAATCCACAACTGTCATGACAACTTCCCACCGACTTCTGTTGCCAAGGCTGCCTGCGGGAGCACTTCAGCCTGTGAGCACGGTTTCTGGGCAAACTGTACCTGGACAGCCACCAGTACAG GCTGCCACAAGTGTTGCACCAGTTCTGGTGCAAGCCACAACACTGCAGGATGTCCGGTGGTCCCAGCACCAGCAAAGTCGGCAGTTGTGTGTGGCCGTGCCAGGGTTTCGTGTGGTGCAGGCACCAAGCTTCCAAGGCAGAGCAGTGGCTGCAGCGCCACCACCTCTCCAGTGGTGTGGTCCCCCCATGGCAGTCGGAAGACCTATCGCCGCCAACATCTTGCGCCCACCTGCGACAATTCCTCCATTTCCCTGGGGAGGCTTTGTGCCACAAGACCCTCGCTTTGTGGGCAGGGCACCCCTCAATGGACCACAGGCACATCCTGGGCAAGCCATGCCAACACAGCAG